The Chitinophaga caeni genome segment CCGGGTAGCATAAATGCCCGCCTGTCTTTAATCCGTGGGCTGTATGTAAGCGATTACTTCGATGACGCACTAGAACAATTGGAACTGGCAGAGGGTAAAATTGGCAAAAAACCTGTTTTCGTATATTACAGGGCTGCTATTTATATTGCTACCGGTAGGACCAAGGAAGGATTATTACACTTGGAAACCGCCTTGCAGATGGCACCGAAAGTATTGAAGAAATTGTTGGAACTTGACCCGGCGATTTTACAACATACCGGGGTCGTTGAACTGGTTGCCCAGTACAAGAAAAAAAGGTAGCAATAATATTTCTCCCTTTCAATTCATGATACTTCTTATTTTTGCGGCGATTTTCTATCTTACCAACTTGGAGCTGTCCCCGTGTATTATAGAGGATGATTTTTTGATACGGTAACTGCTATGAACTAGCATCGGTAAATGAATTGGCCTTTATGGCTTATTAGAAGAAAAACATGTTTCAAAATGAATTTTAACCTTTCGCAAATCCCGCAACGTACCGCGAAACCACGTCAATCAGGCCTTACCATGGTTATGGATAAAGGTTTGAGCGTTGAAGAGGCAAAGAACTTTTTATCCATTGCAGAACCGCATGTGGATATCGTGAAGTTGGGTTTCGGTACCTCCTTCGTGACACCTAACCTTAGAGAGAAAATCGAGCTATACCAAGCTGCTAATATCCCTATTTACTTCGGTGGTACCTTATTTGAAGCTTTCTTGATCAGGAATCAATTTGAAGATTATATCAAGGTGATTCAAGATTATGGCATTAGCTATATGGAAGTAAGTGATGGCTCTATTACCATTCCCCATGCTGAAAAATGCGGTTATATCGAGAAATTAGCGAATTATGGGACCGTGTTGAGTGAAGTGGGTTCCAAGGATGCAGAACACATCATCCCGCCGTATAAATGGATCGAATTGATGAGCGCCGAATTAAGCGCAGGCGCCAGCTACGTGATCGCAGAGGCAAGGGAAAGTGGTAATGTAGGTATTTACCGCGGTAGCGGGGAAGTGAGGGAAGGTTTAGTGCAAGAGATATTAACCCAGATACCTTCTGAAAAAATTATTTGGGAAGCGCCCCAAAAAGCGCAGCAATTGTATTTCCTGGAACTGATCGGTTGCAACGTGAACCTCGGTAATCTTGCCCCCCACGAGGTAATAGCCCTGGAAGCTATGCGTATCGGTTTGAGGGGAGATACATTCCACCTTTTTCTTGATAAAGAGTAATTAACTTATAATTTCCTCCTGCCGGCACGGGTTTTTAACTCGTGCCGCCCTAGGAAATCGCTCCTTGTTTTGGTTATCGTTAATTTCCAATTGATGAATATCTACGGTTTGATAGGTTATCCTTTAAGTCATTCTTTTTCTAAAGGTTTTTTCACTGAAAAGTTTTCGAGGGAACATATACAGGATTGCATTTACGAAAATTACGCGATTCCTTCCATCGAAGATTTCCCGGCTTTATTGGAAGCGCATCCCGGTATCAAGGGCTTGAATGTTACGATACCTTACAAGGAACAAGTAATTCGTTATTTGAAAAGCCTTTCCCCTGCCGCTCAACGGATCGGGGCCGTAAATTGTATCAAGGTATTACCCGGCGGGGTATTGGAAGGCTATAATACCGATGTAATCGGCTTTGGAAACTCTTTATTACCCCTGTTAAAACCCCATCATAAAAAGGCATTAATCTTTGGAACAGGCGGGGCCGCGAAAGCTGTTCAATACGTCCTGGAACAACAAGACATACCATATAAATCGGTGAGCCGCAAAGCTGCCGGGGAGCATATTACTTATGCTGATATCAGCCCTTCACTATTAGCCACGCATACTTTGTTGATCAATACAACCCCGCTCGGCATGTACCCTAACTTGGACGCAGCGCCGGAGATTCCTTACCAATACCTTGATTCTAACCATTTACTGTACGACCTGGTTTACAACCCGGCCGAAACGAAGTTCTTAAAATTGGGTGCAGCACGAGGCGCACAGATCAAGAACGGTCATGAAATGCTGATCTTGCAAGCGGAGGCCTCATGGGAGATTTGGAATAGTTGAACTGCTACTACCACGGGAAATTAATCCTCGGCGTATTATCTTTGCAGGATGGAACAAACTGGGAATAAATATCAAGAAGGAACCGTGATCTTGGTTGATAAGCCGCTGAATTGGACTTCCTTCGATGTGGTACGCAAAATCCGGAACTTGACTAAAGCGAAGATCGGCCATGCCGGAACTTTAGATCCCCTAGCTACCGGCCTGCTGATTTGCTGTACAGGGAAAATGACTAAAAAGATCAATGAATATCAAGCCAAGGAAAAGGAATATACCGGGACGATTACGCTGGGAGCTGTTACTCCTACGTA includes the following:
- a CDS encoding phosphosulfolactate synthase, whose product is MNFNLSQIPQRTAKPRQSGLTMVMDKGLSVEEAKNFLSIAEPHVDIVKLGFGTSFVTPNLREKIELYQAANIPIYFGGTLFEAFLIRNQFEDYIKVIQDYGISYMEVSDGSITIPHAEKCGYIEKLANYGTVLSEVGSKDAEHIIPPYKWIELMSAELSAGASYVIAEARESGNVGIYRGSGEVREGLVQEILTQIPSEKIIWEAPQKAQQLYFLELIGCNVNLGNLAPHEVIALEAMRIGLRGDTFHLFLDKE
- a CDS encoding shikimate dehydrogenase family protein, yielding MNIYGLIGYPLSHSFSKGFFTEKFSREHIQDCIYENYAIPSIEDFPALLEAHPGIKGLNVTIPYKEQVIRYLKSLSPAAQRIGAVNCIKVLPGGVLEGYNTDVIGFGNSLLPLLKPHHKKALIFGTGGAAKAVQYVLEQQDIPYKSVSRKAAGEHITYADISPSLLATHTLLINTTPLGMYPNLDAAPEIPYQYLDSNHLLYDLVYNPAETKFLKLGAARGAQIKNGHEMLILQAEASWEIWNS